The Phycisphaerae bacterium genome contains the following window.
TGTCTTGGGGCGTCTGCCCCTCGCTTTCTCAACCAGATCGGCCGCACTCTTGAGCCGGCCCTCGTCCACATCGCACAGGTAGGCGATCTCGATCCCCTCGCGTTTGATGAGTTCCTGCTGCAGCAGCCAGACCCCACGCCCGCCGGTACCCATCATCCCCATCACGATCTTGCCCGAGGATGAGGCCGCTCGAACTCTTGGCGAGACAAGCGAAGCCGCTGCGAGCCCCGCGGTTGCGGCAACCGTGCCCCGCAGAAACTGACGACGAGAAGGCTTGGATCGACGCATGGTAAGCTCCCATTGGAGAAAGGAAGACACCATACAACGCGGAGAACATTATACGTCCCCTTGACACGGGTTTCGACGTTGCGTCTCTCGGCTTTGACGCCATGGGGACCGCTGGCCAGCGGACCTGTTCGCCCACATCGCCCCACCGCACCCGAACAACGTGCCGCAGGAGTGAGATCACGGCCAATCCTGCCCACCGCGGAAACCAGCGCCTCCCATCGGCCCAGGCGCCGCCCGGCCTCCTGACAACCGGGGCCAAAACCGGACACCCAGACTCAAGCCAGTTCGGTTCAAGCATTTCGAGCCATTCTCCCGATACTCCGATAGGCGGACGTTGTCCAAACGTCCCCCCGGCGCTTTGAGCGAGGACGACAGTCCAGTGATCAAACCGGGTTTCTTGTGCCCGTTCGTTGACCGGCGCGATGCGCGCTGCGCCAACCTGCTGACCATGACTAACCTCAAAGAGGCTTTTCGCCTCTGCGCGGGAAACCATGAAGCCTGTAGAGTCTACCACCAGATCAGACTGGCCGAGCTCCGACGTGACACCCAGCTTCTCGTCGCCTGCTCGGCCTGAATCGAGTTGCGGCCTGGCGGAGCCCCCGCCCATCGAGCCGTCCAAAACAGCGGCGGAAGAGCCCGCCATACACACCTTGATCGAGCAGTTCCTCTCCCGGCTCTGGTCCGAGGCGGGACTCGCCGAGAACACCCTGGCCGCCTATCGCCGCGATCTGCAATCCCTGGCCGCCTTCTGCGAGCAAGCCGGCCTCAGGCTTCGACACATCTCGCCACGCGACGTCCAGACGTTCCTCATATCCCTCCGTGAGGAAGATAACTTGGCCGTCAGTTCGATCGCTCGACGCCTCGTGGCCGTCAAGCTCTTCTGCCGGTTCTGCTATGCCACCGGTCACCTCGCCCGCGACATCGCCGCCTTCATCGAAACACCCAAAAAGTGGAACTACCTGCCCCAGGTCCTCAATGAAAAGCAGGTCGATGCTCTGCTGACCTTGCCCGACGACGGCGACTCCCTCGCCTCACGCGACCGAGCCATCCTCGAGCTGTTCTACGCCACCGGACTGCGAGTCAGCGAACTGGTCGGCCTGAGCCTCGGCGACGTTCAACTGGAGATCGGATACCTCCGCTGCTTGGGCAAGGGCAACAAGGAACGAGTCGTGCCCATCGGCAGCCACGCCATCAAGGCCCTCACCGAGTACCTGCGCGATCTTCGCCCCCAACTGGCCGACGGAAGGCCAACGGACCGCGTCTTCCTCTCACGCACCGGCAAGCCCCTCGATCGGACCAACTGCTGGCGCATGGTGGCCAAGTACGCTCGCCGCATGGGCGTGCCCGGCAAGCTGTCGCCACATACCCTGCGACACTCCTTCGCTACCCACATGCTCGCCGGCGGAGCCGACCTCCGCGTCGTGCAGGAAATACTCGGCCACGCCGATATCGCCACCACCCAAATCTACACCCACGTGGACTCCTCCCGGCTCAAAGCCATCCACCAGAAGTTCCACCCGCGCCAGTAGAGCAAGCCCCTAACAAGCCCCACGAACGTCAACACGCCAAAACACAAACCTGCGAACACCGTCGCTTGAAGGCCGGCACCACCTGCGTATCATACCGAGGGGAATGAAGAGCCCCCAGATGCCTGCGATAATACTCGCGATCCGTGGCCCGGAAGCAGACAATGAGCGATACGGAGACGAACGCGGTCGACAGGCGTTTCCACTTCCGCTGCCTGCGCTGCGGATCGGTGCTGGAGGGACACTCCAGCCAGTCGAACCGGGATGGCCGGTGCCCGAGTTGCGATGCCGTCTTCACCGTGCCGCAGGTGGATCCACGAACCGGCCTGGCTATTCAGCATGCCGACCCGGGCGACGACGGCGAGCTGCCCGCCCCGGTACATGCCTACGCCGCAGCGGGCACCAAGGCGCCACGCATCGTCCGCTGCGAAGATGATCACCTCGAGATCGAATGCCCGCGCTGCGAGCGACACTCTCCCGTGCATTCCGATAGCTGCCCGGGGTGCGGCTTGCCTTTCACCATGGAAGCCGCCAATTACAGCGTCCCAACCGCAAGCACCGAGATCGGCAGCCTGGCCGCGATGAGCGGCGTCATCGCATTACTTGCCTCCCTGTGCCCAGGCATAGGCCTGGTGTGTGGCTTGATCGCTCTTGGGCTTGGGTGGACCGCACTGGTTCGAAGCAAGCACACCACGTCGACCGGCGGCTTGGTGGGCGCGATCCTCGGCCTGATCAGCCTGCTGCTCCAGACCCTCGCCCTCCTGGGGTCTATGTAGACCCGCCGGATGTCAGGCCGACGCGGCCACGTCTACCTGGCAGAGCCTTCCAAGACTCGCGATACATGCAGAATGACGGACGCAATCAGTCTGTCTCGGGTGATCGGTTTGGTGAGATAGTCATCACATCCCGCCGCCAGACATTTGCCGCGGTCGCCCGTCATCGCGTGAGCGGTCAGGGCAATGATCCGACCGGAATAGCCCTGCTTGCGCAACAGCCCGGTCGCTTCATAACCTTCCATCTCCGGCATCTGTATGTCCATCAGGATCAGGTCAAAAGGTCCGCCCGCCCGCCAGGCGGCGAGCGCTGCATCCACGGCCAGCTTGCCGTTCCCGACAATGCTCACCTCGGCCCCGGCCTTTTTGAGCATGTGGCCGATCAGTCGCTGGCTGTCGGGACCGTCCTCCGCCAGCAAGATCCTGTGCCCGGCCAATGCGCGGGAGGACGGCCGAGTCTCATCGTCCCGCACGGACAACTCCCCCGCCTCGGCGGCGTTCTTGGCCTTCTGGAGCTCGACCTCCGTCCGCTCCCGAGCCACCAGCTCGCGAGCCAACAGCAGGTTCTTGTAGGCCAGCGAGGAGATCTCCCCGGCCAACAGCCACAAGAGATCCAGAATCTCGGCAAAGCGATCCATCGGCATGCTCGGAACCTGATGAAACGCCCGTACCAGCTCCGGCGGAGGGACACCAATCTCGCAGGCGAAAACCGCCATGCTCCCCGCGTCCACCCCCGCTGCGTTGACCTGGCCGATGAGCCAGTTGGCAATCTGCTTGCCGCCCACGACGATCGGGGCGCTGGCATCGACAAACCCGCAGCTATGGCACTGATCGTACCGCGGCTTCATCGCCTCCCGAGCTCGCTCACCCACGATCCGATCCGACTCGATGCATCGAGCCCTGCCCTTCTCGGTGTTGCGGACCAGCTAACAGGCGCTGCAGAATGAGCGCGATCGGCTCTGGGTGTTTGGCCAGCAGCGCGGCACATGACGCGATCGCGCGGCCCACCGCCAAACGATCGGCCGCTCGCTTCGGAGTCCACCACCGAGTGAGCACGGGATAAGCACCGAACCCAACACCACCTCAGGCCACCAGCCGCTACCGGCTGCGGCTGCACGGGCAATCGTCCGGTACCTCAATGCAAGGCTCGAGGTTGGCCAGGTCGCGACGTCGATCACGCTCGGCAAGGGCAAACTCGGCCGCTTCCTCGCGCGTGGCAAACCGCCCAATCTCCTCGCGACGATCCGGCGCATGACAGAGCGTGACCGTCCACGCCTCGCTGTCGAGCGACCGCATGATGCAGATACCCAACGACGGCTTCGCATCCATGAGTCTCTCCTCGTTGGCACGGCCACGGCCGGGAATGCCATAGGCATGCCGGCCCGATCAGACCCTACGCCTGCTCTCATTCATTCTACGACCGATACGATGGGCAGACTAGACAACAAAAAAACCACCCCGGTGTCACCCGCGAGCCTGACTCGCCGAAGACAACGGGGTGGATCGCTTACATGAGGCCAACAACACCCTTCCTTGTTCGGGCCGGAGAGGGGGATTGCAGCGGAAGGGCTTGCTTGTTGTTGGCCCGGTACAGACCATTGCGGCCTGTGACGGTATCGTGTTGACAGACCTTCATCCGCCCACAAGACACTGACCTTCACATGGCAACTTGCGTGCCGGACTGCGATCGGCCAGCAGCCGCCTGATCAGAATGCGGCCAACATCCCCCAAATCGATCGCCGTGGCCCCCAGTGGGCCCGCAGCCAAGCCCACCCCTTTCCCGAAGGCGACCCAGGTAGCCCAACCCGACCACACGCACGCCGAATCACCCAACCAGGCTGCGCCATTTGACCCAACGAGTGCGCCGAATAACCCAGCTTTCGGTGCCATTCTGACGGAACGCTCGGCGATCCAGAGCCAGCCCGGCCGCCCATGGCTAGGTCCTGCTCCCTTCATGCCCGCCAGCATTGCAGTCACCCGGCCTCTCTCCTACCATACCAGCATGGCAAACCCCAAGGACGAAATGCAGGAACGTACCTGTCGGTCTTGCCGACAGCCCTACCGGTATCCCGGGCGGGGCAACTTGGCCACGCGCTTCCACTGCCAGGCCTGCGCCGAGCTTCCCGCACCTGTCCGTGACGCATTCGAGCGGTTCCACCGGCAAATCGCGTTGCTCGCCAGCAGGATCGAACAGCTGGAGCGACAGGTGTCTGTCAGGTAAACCTGGGGTGGCTCTTCATGGCCGACGATCCGAAAACGCCGCCCTGTGGTCGCCGATCCGTCTTCCGGCTCGGCCTGCAGAGACTCATCGAACCGCTGGCCGCCTACGTGACGGACCGGCTGGACGTCCAGCTTCCCATCGTGCGGTCCGTCCTCCGCCCTCCTGGCGCCTTGCCGGAAGCGGCTTTCCTGAAAACCTGCTACCGATGCGGCAACTGCGTCGACGTCTGTCCGGCCAAGGCTATTCGGACCATCACCGCCGCCGAGCCGGATTGCACCGGAACACCCTACATCGACCCCGATCTCGCCGCCTGCGTCTTCTGTGACGAACTGGCCTGCATCAAGGCCTGCCCCAGCGGGGCCTTGAAGACCACCCCGTCCCCAGGCCACATCCGCCTCGGCACGGCCAGCTGGAAGGAGGAAGCCTGCCTCCGTTCGACCGGCGAAACTTGCACCGCCTGCGCCGACCGCTGCCCGATCGGACCCTCAGCCATCTCCTTGAACCAACGGGGACGCATCGAGATCCGAGCCGGGGCTTGTGTGGGCTGCGGCACATGTCAGTTTTACTGCCCCGCTTCGCCCAAGGCCATTCAGACCGAGCCTTGATCGACCCTCCCTGGGTAGACGTAACCACATTTCAAGTATTAAGTTACAGCTGACTACAGCCCAGGGGTGAATTGTGCAGAAGCCGCTTGCAATCAGGGCCTGGCTCGGTAGAATTAAGTGTAGCCATCGTGTGTCCTTGGCGGGGACGGAAAGCACCGTGTCGCGGAACGCTCCCCAGGACAGAAGAACCCAAGCCTCTCGGACACGCTTGGGCGCTTCGCATGTGTTTCTACAACGCATCGGCTGCCTTGGGAGTCGTGGGTCGTGGGGTGCCGTAACGACCCAGAGTGGTAAGAAGTAAACTCAGGGGTCTTTCAATCGGGAGGTTCACAATGGGAATGGCAAGGTTGTTCAGTGTGGTGCTGATGCTGGCTGCCGCGCCGGCCTTCGCCGCTAGCGTGGTGAGCTACGAACTGCAGCTCGGGGGCGACAACCATGCCGCGGACGTCATCGCTCTTCAACGTCCCATGTACACCCCCGGCAGCCCTGCAGATGGCCTGACCTTCAGTAAGGGCGTGCTGAACTGGGCCGCATCGATCGCCGTCACGGGTCTCCACAGCCAGACCGGCCATGCCTCGGATGGCAAGCCTACCTGGGGCGTCGCCAACTTCGTGGTCAGTATCGAACTGCACGAAGGGACCGCCGATGGCCCCCTGGTAACCACGGCTGATTTCTACAGCAGCATTCACGACGGCGGCGCGGTACCCTGCACCACCTGCAAGGGCGGCGGCGGCTTCTGCGCCGGCTCCGCGTTCGCCCTCAGCTACAAGCGAGTCCCCACCTGGACCGGCTATGCACGCGTGACCGAGGCGGCATCCTCCGGCGTGTACTACGGACCATTCATGGAAGTGTGCATGTGGCCCACCGTCCCCGCTGCCGCAGGTAAGATCCTCGGGACCGGAGCAGGCTATGCCCAGTGGTGCCGTGGATGCGGCTTGGGCACCACGACCACCCCAGGAATCGGCATCCCCGCCGGAACACCCGTCCCCGTGGGTAGCGGCACCTTCGGCCTGGACATCGTTCCAGTGATCGAAGGCCAGATCGACACCTCGACCCTGGCACTGGGCACCTACGTCCTGCGTCTGGTGCCCGGAACCGGCACCAACGTCCTCCGCGGCGACGTCGATCTCATGACCGCCCCAACCAGCGGACCCCAGGTCCAGGCCTTCGCCGTGGCGGCCAACGAAGCCGTCGAAGATACGATCACCTTCACCCTCAGCGAAGCCGATCCGTGCGCCGAGGATACCGTCGCCCCCGCCATCGTCTCCACATTGTCCCGCAAGACCCATGGCACCAAGGGAGACTTCGACGTTGATCTCACCGCAGGGAATGTGGTCGAGGGACGTACCGGCGGCCTCACCAAGCTCATCGTCACCTTCAGCGAACCCATCCAGGCAGCCGGCGGAACGGCGGGTCCGGAGAGCGTCAGCGTCACCAGCGGAACAGTCGGCAACGTGGCTATCAACGGCGATGCATTGACCGTCGATCTGGCCGGCGTCACCAACGCGGACCGGTTCATCATCGCGTTCCCGGGCATTCAGGACGCCTGCGGAAACGCCGTCACCGAAACCAAGTGCGTCAGAGTCCTGTTCGGAGACATCAACGGAGACGGCAAAGTCAATACCATGGACATGACCCTCCTCCGCAACAACGTCGGTATGGAGATCACCACCACTAACTGCAGGGCCGACCTGAATATCAGCGGCACGTTCAACACCCAGGACATGACCCTCGTGCGCAACAACGTGGGCACGATCATGGCAAATCCCTGCCCGTAAACGACTCTCAATCGGCCTCCTGATTCAGCGGGCCCGGCGCATCAGCGCTGGGCCCGCTGCTTTGCGCCAGAAGCCTCGCACGGTTGCCAACGCTTGTACACCGCCGCAAATCGCCAGATAATTCAAGCCATGAACAGCAGTCCAAGAGCCCGTATTGTCGTCGCTGAAAAGGTCAACGAATCCGCCATGGCCCGGCTCCAGGCCGCCGGAGAGGTCATCCGCCTCCGCAACCACGACGAGGCTACACTGATCAACACGGTGCGAGAGGCGGACGCCTTGGTCGTCCGTACCTACGCCCTGGTCAACGCCAATGTCATCACCGCAGCTCGACAGACCGGGCGACTCAAAGTCATCGGACGAGCCGGTGTCGGCGTGGATAACATCGACGTCGCCGCAGCTCTCCAGGCAGGCATCCAGGTCGTCAACACCCCCGCGGCTTCAACCTGCGCCGTAACCGAACTGGTGGTCGGACTCATCGTGGCCGTCCAGCGGCACATCGCCACCTTCGACGCCCGCATGCGCCAGGGCGAGTTCGCTTCCCTGCGAGCCGGTCCGGCACCAACCACAGAACTCCAACACCAGACACTGGGCATCATCGGTATGGGCAGAATCGGCCGGGCGGTGGGATACCGGATGCGTAACGGGATGGGCATGCGCGTGATGTACTACGACATCCGCGAGATCGGCTACCTCCCATTTGCGACCACACGAGCCAACAGCGCTGAGGAGGTCTATGCCGCCTGCGACGTCGTCACCTTCCACGTGCCCCTGACGACCAAGACGAGAAACATGGTCAACGCCGCAGCCCTCCACCATTTCAAGCCCGGCGCCTATCTCATCAACACCTCCCGAGGACCAGTCGTCAACGCCGCCGATTTGGCTTCCGCCTTGACGGAAAACCGCCTCGGCGGAGCGGCTATCGATGTCTTCGACCCCGAGCCGCCTCCGCCCGACCACCCACTCCTGTCCGCCCCCAATTGCCTGCTGACACCCCACGTGGGGGCACGGAGCCGGGAAGGACTCGCGGCGATGAACGATGTGGTCGATGATGTGATAGCGGTTCTTGCCGGCAGGACGCCACAATATCCGGTTGAACCGGAGCCGTGCTGAACATGAATGAGCCCAGACACCATCCTCGGGCATGTCAGGTTTGTGGAGAAGGCTGAATGGCAACGTATCTCGTGACGGGTGGAGCAGGATTCATCGGTTCCCATCTGGTCGAGCGACTGGTCAAGGATGGCGAGACCGTGCGCGTGCTGGACAATTTCTCGTCGGGCAAACGCCAGAACCTCGCGCCCTTCTCCGCCAGGATCGAGGTCATCCAAGGCGACATCCGCAAACCCGATGACTGTGCCACCGCCTGCAAGGGCATCGATGTCATCTTCCACGAGGCGGCAGTACCCTCGGTCCCCAAATCCGTCACCGATCCGCGGACCTCGCACGAGGCCAACATCGACGGAACCTTCAACCTGCTCATGGCCGCTCGCGACGCCAAGTGCCGGCGCGTCATCTACGCCGCCAGCAGCAGCGCCTACGGCGATCTGCCCGATCTCCCCAAACGCGAGTCCGCCTGCCCATCACCGCTGAGCCCCTACGCCGTCAACAAGCTCGTGGGCGAGCACTACCTGCGAACCTTCTACTGCTGCTACGGCCTCGAAACCATCTCGCTCCGCTACTTCAACGTCTTCGGACCTAGACAGGATCCTAAGAGCCAGTACGCCGCCGCCATTCCGGCATTCGTCTCCGCCATCCTTAAGAACCAGCCGCCAACGATCTATGGCGACGGCGAACAGAGCCGAGATTTCACCTACATCGACAATGTGGTCCACGCCAATCTGCTGGCCGCCCACGCAGCCAAAACCGAAGGTCAGGTCGTCAACGTCGCCTGTGGCGAACGCGTCACGGTGAACCAGATCATCGCCCAGATCAACAGCCTCCTCGGCCACAGCATCAAGCCGGACTACGTCGACACCCGGCCGGGAGATGTCAAACACTCGCTGGCAGACATCACTCTGGCGGAAAAGATCCTCGGCTACAGGCCCGTGGTTGCCTTCGAGCAGGGCCTTCGCCGAGCCATCGAATGGTACAAGAACAATCTGTAGAACCCTGCGCTCGAACGCCCGACCTCGTCGGCCGTGAGCCTTCCTCCTATCGTTCCACCAGCCCTAGACCCGGACGATCATTGAGCGTCAGCCGCCCGCCTCGCCCGCCGATGCCCTCGAACGGATCATTGGCCAGCAAAAGGTGCCCATCCAGATCGACCCAGTCGACCAATGGCCCAAGGTGAGCAGCAGCGGCAATCCCCACTGAAGATTCAATCATGCAACCAAGCATGATCTTCAGGCCCGCCGAACGCGCGGTGTGAATCATCTGGATCGCTCGACGTATGCCGCCGCACTTGCTCAGCTTGATGTTGATCCCGTCAAAAACACCGGCACACGCGAGCACGCCCTGCACACCGACACAACTCTCGTCGGCCACGATCGGACAGAGACCGGCCGCTCGAACCCCGGGCAGAGCATCATGCACTCCCGCCGCTGTCGGCTGCTCGATAAACTCAATGCAGTGTTTCTTCGACAACGTCCGGCACCGTTCTAGGACGTTGGCCGAGTTCCACCCGCAATTGGCGTCGACTCGGACAACCTTGTTCGGAGCCTCTTCTCGAATCACCGACAGAATGTCGTCGTCCTGCGGCGTGCCAACCTTGACCTTGAGAATCGGATACTCCGCCGCTTCGCGCGTCTTCAGCCGAATGACCTCCAGATTGTCAATGCCAATCGTGAACGAGGTCAGGGGCATCCGGGCACGGTCCAGGCCCAGAAACCTCCACAAAGGCACGCCCAACAGCTTGCCCGCTAGATCGTGCATCGCCCCGTCGATCGCTGCGATGGTGGCGGTCTCATCCCCAAACTGCACCCAAAGCGGATCCAGCACCGCATCGAACGCCAGAGGATCCTGGCCCAGCATGCCCGCGATCCGAGCCAGAGCAGCCTCGGCTGACTCCAGACTCTGGTGGTAGTAGGACGTCGGTGCCGCTTCACCCCAGCCAACCAGCCCGTCATGCTCGATCTGGATGAGGAGGATCTCCTTGTCGACTTTGTCCTCTTGCTCCCGGCGAGCGATGTTGAACGGATGCCGAAGCCGGAGCGAACGGCGATGCCAGGTCAGTTTCACGTTCGGGCGCCCCTTTCAGGTTTGACGATCGGCCTCGTTCCGAATAGGATGATCCGAAGCTAACTCGTTGTAAATACGAAGGTAAGCCGCGTAGGCGGCCGCATCAAACAGCACAAACACCACTCGCTCAGGGAGGTCATTTTTCTGCAGATTTTCGGACGTTTCGCCGATGGCGATACGTGCGGCCTCGACCAGAGGATAGCCGTACACGCCGCAGCTGATGGCCGGAAAAGCAATCGACCGAATACCGTGCTCGGCGGCCAGCCGAAACGCGGTTCGATAGCAGCCGGCCAGCAGCTCCGGCTCGCCAGAACGGCCGTCTCGATAGACCGGGCCAACGGCGTGGATGATATACCTGGCAGGCAGTCGATGGCCATGGGTCAGCTTGGCGGAACCAGTGGGACATCCGCCCAAGGTGCGGCATTCGGCCAGAAGGTCCGGACCCGCCGCCCGGTGAATCGCGCCATCGACGCCTCCACCACCAAGCAGGGAGGTATTGGCCGCGTTGACAATGGCATCAGTGGCTTTCCGAGTAATGTCGCCGCGCTCGAGGGTAACACGTTGACTCCATGGGGCGACCATGCGTCGCAGTCTAGCAACGCCCACCCGCGTGTCAACCAGGTTGCCGCCGCCGCTGATCCGAGGTATCATAACGCGTTTCGAGGCCGTTTCACCGCGTGCCCGGCCGCCGACAAGGATAGAGACCATGCCCCGGTATTCGAAGCAGCCCCCCGCTGAGCCAGCTCAGGACCAGAAGCCTGCCCGCCGGCCGCCCGCCCGCGTCACCCACGAGCTCATGCTCGGGACCGCGGCCGTGCTGGCTACCCTTTTCACCAGCGGATGCGGACTCTCCGAACTCCGCACCCCGACACGCATGGACAAGGGCCTCATCATCATCCTTCCGGGCATCGAAGGCAGAAGCCCACTCAACTCCAGCATCGCCAAAGGCTTGGCTGAAGGTGGCGTACCCGCGGCAATTACCATCCACGACTGGAACTTAGCTCCGACCTTCCTCGCGGGTGTCGTCAACCTGCGGGCCCAGTCCCATAACCTCAGCGAGGCTCGGAGGGTGGCCGCTAACATCGTCGCCTACCAGAACAAGTACCCCGGTCGACCCGTGCACGTCATCGGACACTCGGGCGGCGGCGGCGTGGCCGTCTATGTCCTGGAAGCCCTGCCGCCTAAGCATGAGATCACCAGTGCCGTGCTGCTGGCCCCGGCGATCTCACCGGACTACGACCTTCGCCGGGCTCTCAAGAAAACGCACGAGGGAATCTGGAACTTCTATTCACCCTACGACGTTGGCTTCCTGAAACTCGGAACCAGCGTCGCCGGGACAATCGACGGGCGCATGACCCAGGCCGCCGGAGCGGTTGGGTTCTCGATCCCGTGGGGCCTGAGCCGAGAAGACCGACAGTTGTATGGCGAGCGCCTCCATCAGCAGAGGTACACCCCCAAGATGGCAGAAAGCGGCAACACCGGAACCCATTTCGGATGGGCCGGCCGGAGCTTCGTGGCCGAATGGCTCGCCCCGTTGATCAACTCTCAGGCAGAGGCGCCCACCCGGTACGCCGCAGACCGTGAAAGCACCCAATGACCATGGTCCTCCAACAAGACAGGGGTAATCGGCCCACCCGGTCTCGTACCCGCCGCCAGCCGGCACCCCGGCGGCCGGCGAAGACCGAGAATCCGCAGACCAGGGGGTTTTCACCCCTTCCGGTGGAATGGACCAACCGGAAACCTAACAATAGGGAAGGGTTGCCGGTCAGGAAGGTGGCTTCCAGATCGGCGGATGGGAGCCCGCATGGGTGACATTGGTACGTCCTGCAAGAAGTTCTTGTTGCTGGAATCGGCGGCGGCCGAGATCCCCGAACTGCGCGAGATCCTGGCTCAAATCGGGCAGGTGCGAACCGAACCCACCATGGAAGCCGCGCTCATCGCCCTCCAGAGGGACACCAAGAGCCTCTTCGTGTCCCCGGCCGGCGAAATCCTGGCCGCCGAACAGAATGGCCTCGGCTTCCAGCTGAGCAGCGTGCTGGATACCATCGGCCAAGGCGTGTGCCTGCTGGATATCCAGGGACACACCCTCTGGTCAAACGCCCGCGTCCGAGAACTGCCCTGGGAGGTTCGCGATCGCATCCAACGCCACTGCCGCGACGGTTACAGCCGCCAGGAGGGCCGCTCCATCCTCGGCCGCTCCCGCTCGCTCAGCCTCATCACCGACGGCGAACAGTACTTCGAAGCCAGGATTACCCCCATTCTCGATCAGCACGGCCTCACCCGCCTGGTGGTGTCCATTTCCGATGTGACCCGCCCACGCCGGCTACAGAAGAAAATGGACGCGATCGACAACGCCGGACGCGAAATCGTCCAGGTGGACGCCGAGCAACTCGCAGGAATGAACGCCGGCGACCGACTCCAGTTGCTGGAGCGAAAGATCATCCGCTACACCCGAGAACTCCTGCATTTCGACAACTTCGCGATTCGCCTGGTGGACAAACGCAACAACCGCCTCGAACTCGCACTCAGCGCCGGACTGCCCACCGAAGCCCAGACCGTCGACCTCTACGTGTCCCCGGAAGGCAGCGGCATCAGCGGCTACGTGGCCTCGACCGGCCGCAGCTACATCTGCCCCGACGTCGGCCAGGACGCCCGCTATCTCCCGGGCATCAACAACGCCCACTCATCACTCACCGTGCCGCTCAAGCTGCACGACAAGGTCATCGGGGTCTTCAACATCGAGAGCGACCGGGTGGCCGCCTTCAGCGAGGAAGACCGCCAGTTCACCGAGATCTTCGCCCGATACATCGCTATCGCCC
Protein-coding sequences here:
- a CDS encoding response regulator, with protein sequence MGDIGTSCKKFLLLESAAAEIPELREILAQIGQVRTEPTMEAALIALQRDTKSLFVSPAGEILAAEQNGLGFQLSSVLDTIGQGVCLLDIQGHTLWSNARVRELPWEVRDRIQRHCRDGYSRQEGRSILGRSRSLSLITDGEQYFEARITPILDQHGLTRLVVSISDVTRPRRLQKKMDAIDNAGREIVQVDAEQLAGMNAGDRLQLLERKIIRYTRELLHFDNFAIRLVDKRNNRLELALSAGLPTEAQTVDLYVSPEGSGISGYVASTGRSYICPDVGQDARYLPGINNAHSSLTVPLKLHDKVIGVFNIESDRVAAFSEEDRQFTEIFARYIAIALHILDLLVVERFATTGRLADNVSAEIAGPLGDILADATTLTEDYIGHDDLRHRLQGIIDNVARIRECIKQVTKPVQSILEAKGTPPEKDPVLAGKTILVIDDEEIIRTTVRDVLARSGCDVELAAEGKEAMAMINQRFYDLVISDIRMPNASGYEIFRLVKENKPHCPVMFMTGFGYDPSHSIIRATPEGLAAVLYKPFKVNELLEAVRSAISSATPK